The Salegentibacter mishustinae genome includes a window with the following:
- a CDS encoding aspartate/glutamate racemase family protein, with protein MNLLGMIGGTSWHSTIEYYRLLNELVGDKIGTQQNPPLLLYSLNVKLMRENDSEKIKNSYLEIAQKLESAGSKAIIICANTPHMVYDFVQPKIKVPILHIADAVAREAKQKSYKKLGLLGTRPTMQGDFLQGRLRDKHQIETLIPADNFIDETHRFISEELTQGKFSDAAKSFYLEQMQLLKERGAEAIILGCTELPMLIQEKDTEIPLLDTTKLHAEMATEFILKD; from the coding sequence ATGAATTTACTGGGAATGATTGGAGGCACCTCCTGGCACTCCACTATAGAATATTACCGACTTTTAAATGAGCTGGTAGGTGATAAAATTGGAACGCAACAAAATCCGCCTTTACTTTTGTACAGCCTAAACGTGAAGTTGATGCGTGAAAACGATTCCGAAAAGATTAAAAATTCATATTTAGAAATTGCTCAGAAACTGGAAAGTGCAGGCAGCAAAGCAATAATAATTTGCGCCAACACACCACATATGGTCTATGATTTTGTGCAACCAAAAATTAAAGTACCAATACTTCATATAGCTGATGCAGTTGCCAGGGAAGCAAAACAAAAATCCTATAAAAAATTAGGGCTTTTAGGAACAAGACCAACAATGCAGGGAGATTTTCTCCAGGGAAGATTACGGGATAAACACCAAATAGAGACCTTGATCCCGGCCGATAATTTTATTGATGAAACCCACAGGTTTATTTCAGAAGAACTTACCCAGGGAAAATTTAGTGATGCGGCGAAGAGTTTCTATTTAGAACAAATGCAATTACTAAAAGAGCGAGGAGCTGAAGCCATTATTTTAGGATGCACTGAACTTCCCATGCTTATTCAAGAAAAAGATACAGAAATCCCCCTTTTAGATACTACAAAACTACACGCGGAAATGGCTACTGAATTTATCCTTAAAGACTAG
- a CDS encoding MFS transporter — protein sequence MKTETQQRIALSTYFFLSGFCFSTWASRIPNIKMAFDLNEAELGNLLMVMPISSLIGLPVSGWLVSRFESRHPLIVSFILLAASLCLIGIADNLILLIVGIFCFAFSMRIFNIAMNTQSITLQKAFKRKIIGSFHGLWSTGGLLGVALSTLLVKLNIPIYQHLPAVAIFTLILASTAFSFLLKKDRSTQGNKLRLGKPDKPTMYLGFIVFLAAITEGGMFDWSGVYFKEVVNEDVFTLGYLIFMVFMALSRFFSDRIVERIGMERNYIISASLVCLGVLLMIVFPYFWPAIIGFCLVGIGVAAVIPMTFLLAGSSTKYSPGMAISIITTYAIVGMLLGPPLVGYLAHIFNLKISFILFFTSALMLIPISQLFFKQKKENIQE from the coding sequence ATGAAGACTGAAACGCAACAACGAATTGCTTTAAGCACCTACTTTTTCTTATCGGGGTTTTGCTTTTCTACCTGGGCTTCGCGAATTCCCAACATCAAAATGGCTTTTGATCTAAATGAAGCAGAATTAGGAAACTTGCTGATGGTGATGCCTATAAGCTCCTTAATTGGACTTCCGGTTTCAGGGTGGTTAGTTTCCCGTTTTGAAAGTAGACATCCTCTAATTGTTTCTTTTATACTTCTAGCTGCATCGCTATGTCTTATTGGAATAGCCGATAATCTTATTTTACTTATAGTTGGGATCTTTTGTTTCGCTTTTTCCATGCGAATTTTCAATATCGCGATGAATACGCAATCCATAACATTACAAAAAGCTTTTAAAAGGAAGATTATTGGTTCTTTTCACGGGCTTTGGAGTACCGGCGGTCTTCTGGGGGTTGCACTTTCTACCTTACTCGTAAAATTAAATATTCCTATTTACCAGCATCTGCCGGCGGTAGCTATTTTCACGCTTATACTAGCCTCTACCGCTTTTTCATTTTTGCTGAAAAAAGATCGTTCTACGCAGGGAAATAAACTTCGATTAGGAAAACCAGATAAACCTACGATGTATCTCGGTTTCATAGTTTTTCTTGCCGCAATTACCGAGGGCGGAATGTTTGATTGGAGTGGTGTCTATTTTAAAGAAGTGGTAAATGAAGATGTTTTTACGTTGGGGTACTTGATCTTTATGGTTTTTATGGCCCTTTCCCGTTTCTTTTCAGATAGAATTGTGGAAAGAATAGGTATGGAAAGAAATTACATTATAAGTGCTTCCCTGGTATGTTTAGGGGTTTTACTTATGATAGTGTTTCCTTATTTTTGGCCGGCAATAATCGGGTTTTGTTTAGTAGGCATTGGAGTGGCGGCTGTAATTCCAATGACCTTTCTTCTTGCGGGCTCTTCAACGAAATATTCCCCGGGAATGGCTATTTCTATAATTACTACCTATGCTATTGTAGGAATGCTTTTAGGGCCGCCACTTGTGGGATACCTTGCCCATATTTTTAATTTAAAAATATCTTTTATCCTCTTTTTTACTTCAGCATTAATGCTAATTCCTATTTCCCAGCTTTTCTTTAAACAGAAAAAAGAGAATATTCAGGAATAA
- a CDS encoding 5' nucleotidase, NT5C type — protein sequence MKKSIAIDMDGVLADVEAHFITWYEKEYGERFSKNDLKGKTEENAFPKKGMVKKFASTKGFFSTVPVMDGAVEAIKELQKNYEVYIVSAAMEFPQSLVEKRSWLSEHFPFIHWKNIIFCGDKSVIGTDIMIDDHLKNLDYFNGETIMFTAFHNIDFDNHTRANNWREVLKILKSLEKF from the coding sequence ATGAAGAAATCTATCGCAATAGATATGGACGGTGTTCTAGCCGATGTAGAAGCACATTTTATCACCTGGTATGAAAAGGAATACGGGGAAAGATTCAGCAAAAATGACTTGAAAGGAAAAACCGAAGAAAATGCATTTCCTAAAAAAGGGATGGTAAAAAAGTTTGCTTCAACTAAAGGTTTCTTTAGTACGGTTCCTGTTATGGATGGCGCGGTAGAAGCAATAAAAGAACTTCAGAAGAATTACGAGGTCTATATTGTTTCAGCAGCAATGGAATTTCCGCAGAGTTTAGTAGAAAAACGAAGCTGGTTAAGTGAACATTTCCCTTTTATTCACTGGAAAAACATCATCTTCTGTGGTGATAAAAGCGTGATTGGTACAGATATCATGATAGATGATCACCTCAAAAATCTCGATTATTTTAATGGAGAAACGATTATGTTTACCGCCTTTCATAATATAGATTTTGATAATCACACCAGAGCAAATAACTGGCGGGAAGTTTTAAAAATTTTAAAATCTTTAGAGAAGTTCTGA
- the azu gene encoding azurin → MKFLSKSVLILGAVAMIACGDKKEEKEDKITIGDGNSPQTESTTEKSSASSDSADEDVVEVSIEGNDQMRFNKDEIKVKAGQTVRLTLKHVGEMEKSVMGHNWVLLKQGTVINEFGQKAVQAKDNDYIPEGTDAVITHTKMIGGGEEVTIEFEAPAAGEYDFICSFPGHYSVMNGKFIVEE, encoded by the coding sequence ATGAAATTTTTAAGTAAATCTGTTTTAATTTTAGGAGCCGTGGCGATGATAGCCTGCGGAGATAAGAAAGAAGAAAAAGAGGATAAAATAACAATTGGTGACGGTAACAGCCCACAAACTGAATCTACTACTGAAAAATCTTCTGCAAGCAGTGACTCTGCCGATGAGGACGTAGTGGAAGTTAGCATTGAAGGAAATGACCAAATGCGTTTTAACAAAGACGAAATTAAGGTAAAAGCCGGGCAAACCGTGCGACTTACTTTGAAACACGTTGGAGAGATGGAAAAAAGCGTAATGGGTCACAACTGGGTGTTATTAAAACAAGGAACCGTAATTAACGAATTTGGTCAGAAGGCAGTTCAGGCTAAAGATAACGATTATATTCCTGAAGGAACTGATGCCGTGATTACCCATACCAAAATGATTGGTGGTGGAGAAGAAGTAACAATTGAATTTGAAGCTCCTGCAGCGGGTGAATACGATTTTATTTGTAGTTTTCCTGGTCACTATTCTGTAATGAACGGAAAGTTTATTGTAGAAGAATAG
- a CDS encoding MATE family efflux transporter, with product MRKKKQPIKYTEGKIFSSLANLAWPIILANILQTAYQLIDTFWLGRLGANAVAAVSISFPILFLILSLGAGLTLAGTVIVSQYKGAENQDQVNYSSSQTVFVIFFISVLLAIVGYFSSKPLMKLIGAGPEILSDSVSYFQVSSFGFIFLFMFYVFQSLMRGIGNVLLPMYIVLATVFLNLILDPLFIFGLGPIPGFGVAGAAVASVITQGLSALTGLVILFRGNKGIKINFSRMKFDFPWTRKMFKIGIPSSIEMSTRAAGMTVMVMLVTSFGSEVVAAYGIGSRILSLIVVPALGFAMATTTLVGQNIGAGKIKRAERIGNLSTKIAFFGLTAVGLLLFAFAEPITAFFVPNDPSVIRDGSLFIKIMAPSFGVLGVQQVLNGVFNGAGFTKASLLISVFALWIIRFPTAFVLSNNTDLSFEGIWWAFPISNLIAAIVAFAYYKMGYWKLRTIRYRHRQL from the coding sequence TTGCGAAAGAAAAAACAGCCCATAAAATATACCGAAGGGAAGATTTTTAGCTCTCTGGCTAATTTGGCCTGGCCAATAATCCTGGCTAATATTCTACAAACTGCCTACCAGTTAATAGATACTTTTTGGTTGGGTAGGTTAGGGGCTAATGCGGTTGCGGCAGTAAGTATAAGTTTTCCTATTCTTTTTCTAATTCTTTCGCTTGGTGCCGGGTTAACGCTTGCAGGAACTGTAATAGTTTCACAATATAAAGGAGCAGAAAACCAGGACCAGGTAAATTATAGCTCTTCACAAACTGTTTTCGTGATCTTTTTTATCTCGGTTTTGCTGGCTATTGTGGGTTACTTTTCTTCAAAACCTCTAATGAAACTAATTGGGGCGGGTCCTGAAATTTTAAGTGATTCGGTAAGCTATTTTCAGGTTTCCTCCTTCGGCTTCATTTTCCTGTTTATGTTTTATGTATTTCAGTCTTTAATGCGAGGTATTGGAAATGTACTGCTGCCAATGTATATAGTTTTGGCAACTGTTTTTTTGAACTTGATATTAGATCCACTTTTTATTTTTGGTCTTGGACCTATCCCGGGATTTGGAGTTGCAGGAGCTGCGGTTGCCAGTGTTATTACCCAGGGATTATCTGCTCTAACCGGCTTAGTTATTCTTTTTAGAGGAAATAAAGGAATTAAAATAAATTTCAGCAGGATGAAATTCGATTTTCCCTGGACAAGAAAAATGTTTAAGATTGGTATTCCTTCCAGTATAGAGATGTCTACCAGGGCAGCGGGAATGACGGTTATGGTGATGCTGGTAACCAGTTTTGGGAGTGAAGTTGTGGCGGCCTACGGAATTGGAAGTAGGATTTTAAGCCTTATAGTAGTTCCAGCTCTTGGTTTTGCTATGGCTACCACCACCCTGGTGGGTCAGAATATTGGTGCAGGCAAAATAAAGCGTGCCGAAAGAATTGGAAACTTAAGTACTAAGATCGCTTTCTTTGGATTAACCGCGGTAGGGCTTCTGTTATTTGCTTTTGCCGAACCCATTACAGCCTTTTTTGTTCCCAACGATCCCAGCGTGATTAGAGACGGGTCTTTATTTATAAAAATTATGGCACCCAGTTTTGGTGTGCTGGGAGTGCAACAGGTTTTAAATGGAGTTTTTAATGGCGCCGGATTTACAAAAGCTTCTTTGCTAATTTCAGTTTTTGCCCTTTGGATTATTCGTTTTCCCACTGCCTTTGTTTTATCTAATAATACCGATCTTTCTTTTGAAGGTATATGGTGGGCTTTTCCTATTTCTAATCTTATTGCTGCAATTGTAGCTTTTGCATATTATAAAATGGGTTATTGGAAGCTAAGAACTATTCGGTATCGACATCGTCAACTTTAA
- a CDS encoding heavy-metal-associated domain-containing protein, with product MKATIALEELNCRNCITYITQKLSKIKDIYEISADEQASRISFIYKSEVAALEAVGIITSFRKFDKEEDLKIA from the coding sequence ATGAAAGCTACTATCGCATTAGAAGAACTTAATTGTAGAAATTGTATAACATACATTACCCAGAAACTCTCTAAAATTAAGGATATCTATGAAATTTCGGCTGACGAACAAGCGTCAAGAATCTCGTTTATTTATAAATCTGAAGTTGCTGCTTTGGAGGCGGTGGGAATTATAACTTCATTTCGTAAATTCGACAAAGAAGAAGACCTTAAGATTGCCTAA
- the serA gene encoding phosphoglycerate dehydrogenase, whose translation MSENKHFVIDFDSTFTQVEALDVLGEISLANDPDKKKNLAEVEALTDKGMKGEMSFRESLVERLRLLKANKNDLPALVENLSERVSSSFVRNREFFNDHHENIYIVSNGFKEFIVPIVEPYGVKPKNVFANTFEYDEEGNIVSFDHDNVLSSNNGKVEQLKKLNLKGDVYVIGDGYTDYEIKAAGLANKFYAFTENVERANILEKADHITPSLDEFLFVHNMNKAISYPKNRINVLLLENVHQDAVDIMKKEGYNVSVHPGAMDEDELCEKIKDVSVIGIRSKTHLTEKVLENANRLIAVGAFCIGTNQIDLQACLKKGVAVFNAPYSNTRSVVELAIGEIILLMRNLPDKMRLMHEGKWEKSANKSFETRGKKLGIIGYGNIGAQLSVMAESVGFDVYYYDVEEKLPMGNVTKCNSLKELLETVDIVTLHVDGRKENKDIIGEKEFGYMKDNVIFLNLSRGHVVDIKALKKNIESGKIMGAGIDVYPQEPKTNNEEFVSELRNLPNVILTPHIGGSTLEAQENIGNFVPGKIIEYINTGSTTNSVNFPNLQLPVLHNAHRLIHIHENRPGILAEINRILAGHDINIEGQYLKTNETIGYVITDIDKRYDKAVIKDLKGLKGTIRFRVLY comes from the coding sequence ATGAGTGAAAATAAGCACTTTGTAATAGATTTTGATAGTACGTTTACCCAGGTTGAAGCCCTTGATGTTTTGGGCGAGATTTCCCTGGCCAACGATCCCGATAAAAAAAAGAACCTTGCCGAGGTGGAAGCCTTAACCGATAAGGGGATGAAAGGAGAAATGTCTTTTAGGGAATCCCTGGTAGAACGCCTAAGACTTTTAAAAGCTAATAAAAATGATTTACCGGCCCTGGTAGAGAATTTAAGCGAAAGGGTGTCTTCGTCTTTTGTTAGAAACCGGGAGTTCTTCAACGATCATCACGAAAATATCTATATTGTATCTAATGGTTTTAAGGAGTTTATAGTGCCTATTGTAGAACCATACGGAGTTAAGCCTAAAAATGTCTTTGCCAATACTTTTGAGTATGATGAGGAAGGAAATATTGTAAGTTTTGATCACGATAATGTGTTATCCTCCAACAACGGTAAAGTAGAGCAGTTAAAGAAATTAAACCTAAAAGGCGATGTTTACGTAATTGGCGATGGTTACACCGATTATGAAATTAAAGCCGCCGGACTAGCCAATAAGTTTTATGCCTTTACTGAAAATGTAGAAAGAGCAAATATTCTTGAAAAGGCAGACCATATCACACCAAGTTTAGACGAATTTTTATTTGTACACAATATGAACAAAGCGATCTCTTATCCCAAAAACCGAATTAATGTTCTTCTTCTAGAAAATGTTCACCAGGACGCGGTAGACATTATGAAAAAAGAAGGATATAATGTAAGCGTACATCCCGGCGCAATGGATGAAGACGAACTTTGCGAAAAAATTAAAGATGTTTCAGTAATAGGAATTAGATCTAAAACGCATTTAACCGAAAAAGTCCTGGAAAATGCAAACCGCTTAATTGCGGTGGGAGCATTTTGTATTGGTACTAACCAAATAGATCTACAGGCCTGTTTAAAGAAAGGCGTTGCGGTTTTTAATGCTCCGTATAGTAATACCCGTTCGGTAGTAGAACTTGCCATTGGAGAGATAATTTTACTGATGCGTAATCTTCCTGATAAAATGCGTTTAATGCACGAGGGTAAGTGGGAGAAATCTGCTAACAAAAGTTTTGAAACCCGTGGTAAGAAACTGGGAATTATAGGTTATGGAAATATTGGCGCGCAACTTTCTGTAATGGCAGAATCTGTTGGTTTTGATGTTTATTACTATGATGTTGAAGAAAAATTGCCAATGGGTAATGTTACCAAATGCAATTCCCTTAAAGAGCTTTTAGAAACCGTAGATATTGTTACGCTTCACGTAGACGGAAGAAAGGAAAACAAAGATATTATTGGGGAAAAGGAGTTTGGTTATATGAAGGATAACGTGATCTTCCTTAATTTAAGCAGGGGTCACGTGGTAGATATTAAAGCGCTTAAAAAGAATATAGAATCTGGCAAAATTATGGGCGCGGGAATAGATGTTTATCCGCAAGAACCTAAAACCAATAATGAAGAATTTGTTTCAGAATTACGGAATTTACCTAACGTAATTTTAACACCACATATTGGTGGGAGTACGCTAGAAGCCCAGGAAAACATTGGGAATTTTGTTCCGGGGAAAATTATTGAATACATTAATACCGGAAGCACTACTAACTCGGTTAATTTCCCTAATTTACAGTTGCCGGTGTTACATAACGCGCACAGGCTTATTCATATTCACGAAAATAGGCCAGGTATTCTGGCAGAAATCAACAGGATTCTTGCCGGGCACGATATTAATATTGAAGGACAGTATTTAAAAACCAATGAGACCATCGGGTATGTAATTACCGATATTGATAAACGTTACGATAAAGCCGTAATAAAAGATTTAAAAGGACTAAAAGGAACTATTCGTTTTAGAGTTTTATACTAG